The Candidatus Sysuiplasma acidicola genomic sequence CTGTTTTTTTTGTAACATTAAAATAGTTCGCGCATTGTGTTGAATGCCAGTTGCTGGTGTTTGCATTGGTTCTTGAAGGTCTCGGAGCATCATTAAAGTCTGTAGTGCGGAGGATTACAGGTTCGGCTAACATCGATGAGCGATTCATTAAGGATATTACCAAGGACATACAGCGTGCTCTTCTGCAGGCTGATGTGAATGTGAACATCGTTCTCGAGCTTACCAGGAAAGTAGAGTACAGGGCGATCAACGAGAAAGTGCTACCGGGGGCAAGTCTGAAGGAGCACGTCATCAAGATTATTTATGACGAGCTGGCTGCGATACTTGGCACATCTGCCGAGCTTACCAAATCCAAACAAACGATAATGCTTGTGGGACTTTACGGGCAGGGTAAAACAACAACTGCAGGGAAGCTAGCCAGGTATCTCTCCAAACGAGGACTGAGTGTAGGACTCATTGCCGCAGATGTCCACCGGCCGGCAGCAATAGATCAGCTGGAACAGATCGGAAAGGAAATCAAGGTTCCGGTTTTT encodes the following:
- a CDS encoding signal recognition particle receptor subunit alpha is translated as MVLEGLGASLKSVVRRITGSANIDERFIKDITKDIQRALLQADVNVNIVLELTRKVEYRAINEKVLPGASLKEHVIKIIYDELAAILGTSAELTKSKQTIMLVGLYGQGKTTTAGKLARYLSKRGLSVGLIAADVHRPAAIDQLEQIGKEIKVPVF